One region of Enterobacter ludwigii genomic DNA includes:
- a CDS encoding IS1 family transposase (programmed frameshift) produces MASVSISCPSCSATEGVVRNGKSTAGHQRYLCSHCRKTWQLQFTYTASQPGTHQKIIDMAMNGVGCRASARIMGVGLNTILRHFKKLRPQSVNSRIQPGSDVIVCAEMDEQWGYVGAKSRQRWLFYAYDRIRRTVVAHVFGERTLATLERLLGLLSAFEVVVWMTDGWPLYESRLKGELHVISKRYTQRIERHNLNLRQHLARLGRKSLSFSKSVELHDKVIGHYLNIKHYQ; encoded by the exons GTGGCTTCTGTTTCTATCAGCTGTCCCTCCTGTTCAGCTACTGAAGGCGTGGTGCGTAACGGTAAAAGTACTGCCGGACATCAGCGCTATCTCTGCTCTCACTGCCGTAAAACATGGCAGCTACAGTTCACTTACACCGCTTCTCAACCCGGTACGCATCAGAAAATCATTGATATGGCCATGAATGGCGTCGGATGTCGCGCCAGTGCACGCATTATGGGCGTTGGCCTCAACACGATTTTACGACACT TTAAAAAACTCAGGCCGCAGTCGGTAAACTCACGCATACAACCGGGCAGTGACGTCATTGTTTGCGCGGAAATGGACGAACAGTGGGGTTACGTCGGCGCTAAATCACGCCAGCGCTGGTTGTTTTACGCGTATGACAGGATACGGAGGACGGTTGTGGCGCACGTATTCGGTGAACGCACGTTGGCCACGCTGGAGCGTCTTCTGGGCCTGCTGTCGGCCTTTGAGGTCGTGGTATGGATGACGGATGGCTGGCCGCTGTATGAATCACGCCTGAAGGGAGAACTGCACGTTATCAGCAAGCGATATACGCAGCGCATTGAGCGGCATAACCTGAATCTGAGGCAGCATCTGGCAAGGCTGGGCAGGAAGTCACTGTCGTTCTCAAAATCGGTGGAGCTGCATGACAAAGTCATCGGGCATTATCTGAACATAAAACACTATCAGTAA
- the bcsF gene encoding cellulose biosynthesis protein BcsF — protein MMSISDIIQLVVFCALIFFPLGYYARHSLRRIRDTARILFVKPRYVKPAGTLTRASHVKADRKHD, from the coding sequence ATCATGAGTATCAGCGATATCATTCAACTGGTCGTATTCTGCGCGCTGATCTTTTTCCCGCTTGGCTACTACGCGCGCCATTCACTGCGTCGTATCCGCGATACGGCCAGAATACTGTTTGTAAAACCTCGCTATGTAAAACCAGCCGGAACACTGACACGGGCATCACACGTCAAGGCAGACCGAAAACATGACTAA
- the bcsG gene encoding cellulose biosynthesis protein BcsG: MTNSTYTASSPSPLWQYWRGLSGWNFYFLVKFGLLWAGYLNFHPLLNLVFMAFLLMPLPNIRLHRLRHWVAIPVGFALFWHDTWLPGPDSIMSQGSQVAGFSASYVLDLTERFINWQMIGAVFVLLVAWLFLSQWIRVTVFVVAIMIWLNVLTLAGPGFSLWPAGQPTTTVTTTGGSAAATVATASETPVVGDIPTQTAPPTSTNLNAWLSSFYTAEDKRQTKFPDALPADAQPFELLVINICSLSWADVDAAGLMSHPLWSHFDIQFKDFNSATSYSGPAAIRLLRASCGQPSHKNLYQPAGNQCYLFDNLAKLGFTQHLMLGHNGVFGDFLKEVRQEGGMQAPLMDQTGLPVSLLGFDGSPVYDDTAVLQRWLQTIEKDNNPRSATFFNTLPLHDGNHFPGVSKTADYKVRAQKLFDELDAFFTELEKSGRKVMVVVVPEHGGALKGDRMQVSGLRDIPSPSITNVPAGIKFFGMKAPHQSAPIEITQPTSYLAISELVARAVDGKLFVEDSVNWDQLTSNLPQTAEVSENANAVVIQYQNKPYVRLNGGDWVPYPQ, encoded by the coding sequence ATGACTAATTCTACCTATACCGCTTCGTCACCCTCGCCACTGTGGCAATACTGGCGCGGCCTTTCTGGCTGGAACTTCTACTTTCTGGTGAAGTTTGGTCTGCTGTGGGCAGGCTATCTGAATTTCCATCCTCTTCTCAACCTGGTGTTTATGGCCTTCCTGCTGATGCCTCTGCCAAATATCAGGCTGCATCGCTTACGCCACTGGGTGGCCATTCCTGTCGGCTTTGCACTGTTCTGGCATGATACCTGGCTACCGGGGCCAGACAGCATTATGAGCCAGGGATCGCAGGTGGCCGGGTTTAGCGCCAGCTATGTCCTTGACCTGACCGAGCGCTTTATTAACTGGCAGATGATTGGTGCCGTCTTTGTGCTGCTGGTTGCATGGCTATTTCTGTCACAGTGGATCCGCGTCACGGTGTTTGTCGTCGCCATTATGATCTGGCTTAACGTGCTGACGCTTGCAGGCCCCGGTTTTTCTCTGTGGCCTGCGGGTCAACCGACAACAACCGTCACCACCACCGGCGGCAGTGCGGCGGCAACCGTCGCGACGGCGAGCGAGACGCCTGTGGTGGGAGATATCCCTACTCAGACCGCACCACCGACCTCCACTAACCTGAACGCCTGGCTTTCCAGCTTCTATACCGCGGAAGATAAGCGACAGACTAAGTTCCCGGATGCGCTACCGGCAGATGCTCAGCCCTTTGAACTGCTGGTGATCAACATCTGTTCACTCTCCTGGGCAGATGTGGATGCTGCAGGTTTGATGTCGCATCCGCTGTGGTCACATTTCGACATTCAGTTTAAAGATTTCAACTCTGCAACCTCGTACAGCGGCCCGGCGGCAATTCGTCTGCTGCGCGCAAGCTGCGGCCAGCCATCACATAAAAACCTGTATCAACCGGCCGGAAACCAGTGCTATCTGTTCGATAACCTGGCAAAACTGGGCTTTACACAGCATCTGATGCTGGGTCATAACGGTGTGTTTGGTGATTTCCTGAAAGAGGTACGTCAGGAAGGGGGAATGCAGGCTCCGCTGATGGATCAAACGGGTCTGCCGGTTTCTCTGTTGGGCTTCGACGGTTCACCTGTTTATGACGATACCGCCGTGCTGCAACGCTGGCTGCAGACCATCGAAAAGGATAATAATCCTCGCAGTGCGACATTCTTTAACACCCTGCCGCTTCACGACGGTAACCATTTCCCGGGCGTGAGCAAAACGGCAGACTATAAGGTGCGTGCGCAGAAACTCTTCGACGAGCTGGACGCATTCTTTACGGAGCTGGAAAAATCAGGCCGTAAAGTGATGGTGGTTGTGGTACCTGAACACGGTGGCGCGCTGAAAGGCGACAGGATGCAGGTGTCAGGTCTGCGTGATATCCCAAGCCCGTCCATTACCAACGTGCCTGCAGGTATTAAATTCTTTGGTATGAAGGCTCCGCATCAGAGCGCACCGATTGAAATCACCCAGCCAACCAGCTATCTGGCGATCTCCGAGCTGGTTGCCCGTGCCGTTGACGGGAAGCTGTTTGTTGAAGACAGCGTGAACTGGGATCAGCTCACCAGCAATCTGCCGCAAACGGCAGAAGTCTCTGAGAACGCCAACGCAGTGGTGATTCAGTACCAGAACAAACCTTACGTTCGCCTGAACGGCGGTGATTGGGTACCTTATCCGCAGTAA
- a CDS encoding endoglucanase — protein MRKPVCATLAVMMSLLFSPLSQASQAWESYKARFFKPEGRIVDTGNGDVSHTEGQGFAMLMAVANNDKPTFDKLWQWTDSQLKNKENGLFYWRYNPAESNPVTDKNNASDGDVLIAWALLKADARWHDKRYSAASDAITKALINHNVIRYAGYRVMLPGVQGFKLDGNVILNPSYFVFPAWQAFAGRSHLPVWRELIKDGERLLGKMGSGKANLPPDWVSLASGGKLTPAKGWAPRMSYDAIRIPLYVAWADKQSPLLTPWRVWFGQFPREQTPAWVNVTTNEYAPYMMEGGLLAVRDLTMGQSSTEPEITSNDDYYSASLKMLVWIAQQ, from the coding sequence ATGCGAAAACCCGTCTGCGCTACGCTAGCTGTGATGATGAGTTTGCTCTTCTCTCCTCTCTCTCAGGCGAGTCAGGCCTGGGAAAGTTATAAGGCACGCTTTTTCAAACCGGAAGGTCGCATTGTCGATACCGGCAATGGTGACGTTTCGCATACGGAAGGCCAGGGTTTCGCCATGCTGATGGCGGTGGCCAACAACGATAAACCCACGTTCGATAAGCTCTGGCAATGGACAGACAGTCAGCTTAAAAACAAAGAGAACGGCCTGTTTTACTGGCGTTATAACCCCGCAGAATCCAACCCGGTCACCGACAAGAACAATGCCTCAGATGGCGATGTGCTGATTGCCTGGGCACTGTTAAAAGCCGACGCGCGCTGGCATGACAAACGCTATAGCGCTGCATCGGATGCAATTACAAAAGCACTGATTAATCACAACGTGATCCGCTATGCGGGTTATCGGGTCATGTTGCCCGGTGTGCAGGGGTTTAAACTTGACGGTAACGTGATACTGAACCCTTCCTATTTCGTGTTTCCGGCGTGGCAGGCCTTTGCCGGGCGCAGTCATTTACCGGTCTGGCGTGAATTAATTAAAGATGGAGAACGCCTGCTGGGGAAAATGGGCTCGGGTAAAGCGAATCTGCCACCTGACTGGGTCTCTCTGGCGTCGGGTGGCAAGCTGACTCCCGCCAAAGGTTGGGCTCCGAGGATGAGCTACGATGCGATTCGTATTCCGCTGTATGTGGCCTGGGCTGATAAGCAAAGCCCATTGCTGACGCCGTGGCGAGTCTGGTTCGGTCAATTTCCCCGGGAACAAACTCCCGCCTGGGTTAACGTCACCACTAACGAGTATGCACCCTACATGATGGAAGGGGGCCTGCTGGCAGTACGTGATTTAACGATGGGACAGTCTTCCACAGAACCCGAAATCACCTCAAATGATGATTACTATTCAGCAAGCCTGAAGATGCTGGTGTGGATCGCCCAACAATAA
- the birA gene encoding bifunctional biotin--[acetyl-CoA-carboxylase] ligase/biotin operon repressor BirA: MKDNTIPLTLIGILADGEFHSGEQLGEQLGMSRAAINKHIQTLRDWGVDVFTVPGKGYSLPEPIQLLNEEAIRNQIGYGNVAVLPVIDSTNQYLLDRLPEMKSGDACVAEYQQAGRGRRGRKWFSPFGANLYLSMYWRLEQGPAAAIGLSLVIGIVMAEVLHDLGADKVRVKWPNDLYLNDRKLAGILVELTGKTGDAAQIVIGAGLNMVMRNVQNDVVNQAWTNLQEAGIVIDRNTLAVRMIKELRSSLILFEQEGLAPFLSRWEKLDNFINRPVKLLIGDKEIYGTSRGIDAQGALLLEQDGVIKPWVGGEISLRSAEQPE, translated from the coding sequence GTGAAGGATAATACCATCCCGTTAACACTGATTGGCATTCTTGCCGACGGTGAGTTTCATTCTGGCGAGCAGTTGGGTGAGCAACTCGGCATGAGCCGTGCCGCCATTAACAAACACATCCAGACCCTCCGTGACTGGGGTGTGGATGTCTTCACGGTTCCCGGAAAAGGATATAGCCTGCCGGAGCCAATCCAATTGCTGAATGAAGAAGCGATCCGTAACCAGATTGGATATGGCAATGTTGCGGTGCTGCCAGTGATTGATTCGACGAACCAGTATCTTCTGGATCGTCTGCCTGAGATGAAATCCGGAGATGCCTGTGTTGCGGAGTATCAGCAGGCTGGTCGTGGTCGTCGTGGCCGCAAATGGTTCTCGCCATTTGGTGCCAATCTCTATCTGTCCATGTACTGGCGTCTTGAGCAGGGGCCTGCTGCCGCTATTGGCCTGAGTCTGGTTATTGGCATTGTCATGGCAGAAGTTCTGCACGATCTGGGTGCTGATAAAGTGCGCGTTAAATGGCCTAATGATCTGTATCTGAACGATCGTAAGCTTGCAGGTATCCTGGTCGAACTGACAGGAAAAACAGGCGATGCGGCGCAAATCGTTATTGGTGCAGGCCTCAACATGGTGATGCGCAATGTACAAAATGATGTGGTGAATCAGGCCTGGACTAATCTTCAGGAAGCGGGGATCGTCATCGATCGTAACACCCTCGCCGTGCGTATGATTAAGGAATTGCGCAGCTCACTCATCCTCTTTGAACAGGAGGGACTGGCACCCTTCCTGTCTCGTTGGGAAAAGCTGGATAATTTTATCAACCGCCCGGTGAAATTACTGATTGGTGATAAAGAGATCTACGGAACATCCCGTGGCATTGACGCACAGGGGGCGTTGCTCCTGGAGCAGGATGGTGTGATCAAGCCGTGGGTGGGCGGTGAAATTTCACTGCGAAGTGCTGAACAACCGGAATGA
- the murB gene encoding UDP-N-acetylmuramate dehydrogenase, with the protein MNHSLKPWNTFGIQRNAKQIVRADTAQQLLDAWQSATENNEPVLILGEGSNVLFLDDFAGTVIVNRIMGIDVEERVDSWHLHVGAGENWHHLVQFTLEKGMPGLENLALIPGCAGSSPIQNIGAYGIELKHVCEYVDCIELATGTAQRLTAKQCRFGYRDSIFKHEYQDRYVIVAVGLRLAKNWKPILTYGDLTRLDPATATAREVFESVCHMRMTKLPDPKVNGNAGSFFKNPVISGENAKVFLAGWPAAPHYPQADGSVKLAAGWLIDQCQLKGATKGGAAVHRQQALVLINQGNATGSDVVQLAHHVRQCVGEKFNVWLEPEVRFIGRTGEVNAVETIA; encoded by the coding sequence ATGAACCACTCCCTTAAACCCTGGAATACCTTTGGCATTCAACGGAATGCTAAACAAATTGTACGTGCCGATACTGCACAGCAGTTGCTGGATGCATGGCAAAGCGCAACAGAAAATAACGAACCCGTACTGATTCTGGGCGAAGGAAGTAATGTCCTGTTTCTCGACGATTTTGCCGGAACGGTGATCGTCAACCGCATCATGGGAATTGATGTGGAAGAGCGCGTTGATAGCTGGCATTTGCACGTAGGGGCCGGAGAAAATTGGCATCATCTGGTGCAATTTACCCTTGAGAAGGGGATGCCAGGCCTCGAAAATCTTGCACTGATCCCAGGTTGTGCTGGATCGTCACCCATTCAAAACATCGGTGCCTACGGCATCGAACTGAAACACGTCTGCGAATATGTCGATTGTATTGAACTGGCGACCGGAACGGCTCAGCGCTTGACGGCCAAACAGTGCCGTTTTGGCTACCGCGACAGTATTTTCAAACATGAATACCAGGATCGCTATGTGATTGTGGCCGTTGGTCTGCGTCTGGCGAAAAACTGGAAACCTATCCTCACCTATGGTGATTTAACACGTCTTGACCCAGCCACTGCAACTGCACGTGAGGTGTTTGAGTCTGTTTGCCATATGCGAATGACCAAACTTCCCGATCCAAAAGTGAATGGAAATGCCGGGAGTTTCTTCAAAAACCCAGTCATTAGTGGTGAAAATGCAAAAGTATTTCTCGCTGGATGGCCTGCTGCACCACATTATCCGCAAGCTGATGGCAGCGTGAAGCTGGCAGCGGGCTGGCTCATCGATCAGTGCCAGTTAAAAGGTGCCACGAAGGGCGGGGCTGCAGTGCATCGTCAGCAGGCCCTGGTTCTGATTAACCAGGGCAATGCGACCGGCAGCGATGTTGTGCAGCTGGCACACCATGTCCGTCAGTGCGTGGGCGAAAAATTTAACGTCTGGCTGGAGCCAGAAGTTCGCTTCATTGGCCGCACAGGTGAAGTGAATGCCGTGGAGACCATTGCGTGA